In the Rhinatrema bivittatum chromosome 6, aRhiBiv1.1, whole genome shotgun sequence genome, one interval contains:
- the B3GALT1 gene encoding beta-1,3-galactosyltransferase 1, giving the protein MASKVSCLYVLTVVCWASALWYLSVTRPTSSYTGHKSFSSVSIVRKNVSFSNIRTRPINPHSFEFLINEPDKCEKNGPFLVILISTTHKEFDARQAIRETWGDESNFKGIKIVTLFLLGKNADPVLNQMVEQESQIFHDIVVEDFIDSYHNLTLKTMMGMRWVATFCSKAKYVMKTDSDIFVNMDNLIYKLLKPTTKPRRRYFTGYVINGGPIRDVRSKWYMPRDLYPESNYPPFCSGTGYIFSADVAELIYKTSLHTRLLHLEDVYVGLCLRKLGIHPFQNSGFNHWKMAYSLCRYRRVITVHQIGPEEMHRIWNDMSSKKHLRC; this is encoded by the coding sequence ATGGCTTCAAAGGTTTCCTGCTTATATGTTTTGACAGTTGTTTGCTGGGCAAGTGCTCTTTGGTATTTAAGTGTAACCCGTCCCACTTCCTCATACACAGGCCACAAATCATTTAGTAGCGTATCCATAGTAAGAAAGAATGTCTCTTTTAGCAATATTAGAACTCGACCTATAAATCCACATTCTTTTGAATTCCTCATAAATGAACCTGACAAGTGTGAGAAGAATGGACCTTTTTTAGTAATTCTGATAAGCACAACACACAAAGAATTTGATGCAAGACAAGCAATTCGAGAAACATGGGGTGATGAAAGCAACTTCAAAGGCATTAAAATTGTTACGCTCTTTCTTCTTGGAAAGAATGCTGACCCTGTTCTAAATCAGATGGTTGAGCAAGAAAGTCAAATTTTTCATGATATTGTTGTGGAGGACTTCATTGATTCTTATCATAATCTTACCCTCAAAACTATGATGGGCATGAGATGGGTGGCCACATTTTGCTCAAAAGCAAAGTACGTGATGAAAACAGATAGTGATATTTTTGTAAACATGGATAACCTGATCTACAAACTGCTAAAACCCACCACAAAGCCAAGAAGAAGATATTTCACTGGTTATGTCATCAATGGAGGACCAATAAGAGATGTTCGCAGCAAATGGTACATGCCTAGAGATTTGTATCCTGAGAGTAATTATCCACCATTCTGTTCAGGCACTGGCTACATTTTTTCTGCTGATGTAGCAGAACTTATTTACAAAACATCCCTCCACACCAGACTGCTGCATCTTGAAGATGTGTATGTGGGACTTTGCCTTCGGAAACTTGGCATTCACCCATTTCAAAATAGTGGCTTTAATCACTGGAAAATGGCATACAGCTTGTGTAGATATCGCCGAGTCATAACTGTGCATCAAATAGGTCCTGAAGAAATGCACAGAATTTGGAATGATATGTCGAGCAAAAAACATCTCAGATGTTAA